GTAACAGGTATAACATCGGCATTATCTGCAAAAATCTGAGTCATACCTATTTTTTTTCCTAAAATTCCTTTTTTCAATCTTGCCACCTCCCTGGCAGAGTACTTATTATTGATTTACAGTTTAATCTCTATATCTACACCTGCAGGTAAATCCAATCTCATAAGAGAATCTACCGTTTTGGGTGTAGGCATTAAGATATCTATCAGTCTTTTGTGTGTTCTCATTTCAAACTGCTCTCTAGCATCTTTATATTTGTGCGGTGCTCTTAATATTGTAACTACATTCTTTTCTGTTGGAAGGGGTATAGGCCCCGAAACATTTGCACCGGTCCTTTTTGCAGTCTCCACTATCTTTTCGGCAGATTGATCCAAAACATTATGG
Above is a window of Clostridia bacterium DNA encoding:
- the rpsJ gene encoding 30S ribosomal protein S10; protein product: MAKEKIRIKLKAYDHNVLDQSAEKIVETAKRTGANVSGPIPLPTEKNVVTILRAPHKYKDAREQFEMRTHKRLIDILMPTPKTVDSLMRLDLPAGVDIEIKL